A region of the Longimicrobium sp. genome:
CCGGCGCCGTCGCCATCGGAGCCGCCGCTGCGCACCGTCGAGGGGATGGCGACACGCCTGGTGCGGATGATCCGCGAGGTGCAGCCCTCGGGGCCGTACCGGGTGGCGGGGTGGTCGTTCGGCGGGGTGCTGGCCTACGAGATCGCCTCGCAGCTGATCGGACGGGACGAGATCGTGGAGTTCGTGGGGATGTTCGACAGCTACCACCCGGCCCGCATCCGCGCGGCCGAAGGTCCCGCCGAATCGCGGGACTGGGGGCTCGACCACGCGCTCATCCTGAACGCGCTCCGCACCGCCGACACCCTGCCCGGCGGCGGGGGCGCGGACTCCGGCGAGGAGGCCGTGGCGGGCGCGGACGAGGACCTGGAAACGTTCGTCCAGAGGTGCCGCAACGAGGGGCTGCTTCCGATCTACGTGACCCTGGCGCAGGCCCGGGCAGTGCGCGACCGGCTGCGCGGGCACCAGGCCGCCCTGCGCGAGTACTCGCCGCAGCCGATTCCCGTCCTGGTCCACCAGTTCCCCGCCCAGCAAAGCCCCGAAGCGGACACGACGCGTGGCTGGGGCGACTTCCATCCCGAGTGGCTGCTCCGGGTGACGCCCGTCCCGGGGACCCACCTGTCGATGATGCGGCCGCCGAACGCCGCCGCGCTCGGCGGGGCGCTGTCGCGCGCGATGGACGAGGCACGGGAACGTGTGGCGCCGGGCGGCTTGTCGAAAGAGAAAGAGAGGGTGATATTCTGACGGCTAGGGAAGCTCCTCCGCGTGTGCCCGATCAGGGGCGCCGTGGCCCGGCACTCCCTTGGGGACGCCGTACGGACGTAGACATCGCGGTGGGGATGATCCCGCCCTTCAGGAGCAGCTGGGATGACGGAATTCAGGTTCGACGATCCCGATCAGTACGTGCACGGCACCCCGTACGCCGAGTTCGCGCGCCTGCGGCGGGAAGCGCCGTTCGCCTGGCACCAGGCGTCGCAGGTGCGCGGCGACGGCTTCTGGCTGGTCACCCGGCACCGCGACGTGGTGTCCATCTCCCGCGACCCGGCGCGCTTCGCCACCCACGCGCCGATCCTGGCCGATCCGCTGCCGCGCGCCCTGTGGGG
Encoded here:
- a CDS encoding thioesterase domain-containing protein, coding for PAPSPSEPPLRTVEGMATRLVRMIREVQPSGPYRVAGWSFGGVLAYEIASQLIGRDEIVEFVGMFDSYHPARIRAAEGPAESRDWGLDHALILNALRTADTLPGGGGADSGEEAVAGADEDLETFVQRCRNEGLLPIYVTLAQARAVRDRLRGHQAALREYSPQPIPVLVHQFPAQQSPEADTTRGWGDFHPEWLLRVTPVPGTHLSMMRPPNAAALGGALSRAMDEARERVAPGGLSKEKERVIF